A single region of the Azospirillum brasilense genome encodes:
- a CDS encoding transketolase, producing MDTTQLGHNVPLTERAYRIRRNAVLMGEVQGQGYIGQALDIADVLAVSYFHAMRYRPEDPHWEGRDRFLLSNGHYAIALYAALIEAGIVPAEELETYGSDDSRLPMSGMAAYTPGMEMSGGSLGLGLSIAVGIALGLKRKASDNRVYTLFSDGELDEGSVWEAIMSAAHYKLDNLIGIVDVNNQQADGPSTQVMAFEPLVDKLEAFGWFVQRVDGNDMDAVVAAFDAARDHPEPKPRMIVCDTKMGKGVPFLEAREKNHFIRVDAHEWTLALDALDAGRTA from the coding sequence GTGGACACCACCCAACTGGGCCACAACGTTCCCCTGACCGAACGCGCCTACCGCATCCGCCGCAACGCCGTGCTGATGGGCGAGGTGCAGGGCCAGGGCTACATCGGGCAGGCCCTCGACATCGCCGACGTGCTGGCCGTGTCCTACTTCCACGCCATGCGCTACCGGCCGGAGGACCCGCATTGGGAAGGCCGCGACCGCTTCCTGCTGTCCAACGGCCATTACGCCATCGCGCTCTACGCCGCCCTGATCGAGGCCGGCATCGTCCCGGCCGAGGAGCTGGAGACCTACGGCAGCGACGACAGCCGCCTGCCCATGTCGGGCATGGCCGCCTACACGCCGGGCATGGAGATGTCGGGCGGCTCGCTCGGCCTCGGCCTCAGCATCGCGGTCGGCATCGCTCTCGGCCTGAAGCGCAAGGCGTCGGACAACCGCGTCTACACGCTCTTCTCCGACGGCGAGCTGGACGAGGGCTCGGTCTGGGAGGCCATCATGTCGGCGGCCCATTACAAGCTCGACAACCTGATCGGCATCGTCGACGTCAACAACCAGCAGGCCGACGGCCCCTCCACCCAGGTGATGGCCTTCGAGCCGCTGGTTGACAAGCTGGAGGCCTTCGGCTGGTTCGTCCAGCGGGTGGACGGCAACGACATGGACGCCGTGGTCGCCGCCTTCGACGCCGCCCGCGACCATCCGGAGCCCAAGCCCCGCATGATCGTCTGCGACACCAAGATGGGCAAGGGCGTGCCCTTCCTCGAAGCCCGCGAAAAGAATCACTTCATCCGCGTGGACGCGCACGAGTGGACGCTCGCCCTCGACGCGCTGGACGCCGGGAGGACCGCATGA